In Chanodichthys erythropterus isolate Z2021 chromosome 18, ASM2448905v1, whole genome shotgun sequence, the following are encoded in one genomic region:
- the pygb gene encoding glycogen phosphorylase, brain form isoform X1 yields the protein MSKPLTDQEKRKQISVRGIAGLGDVSEIKKSFNRHLHFTLVKDRNVATPRDYYFALAHTVRDHLVGRWIRTQQYYYEKDPKRIHYLSLEFYMGRTLQNTMINLGLQNTCDEAIYQLGLDLEELEEIEEDAGLGNGGLGRLAACFLDSMASLGLAAYGYGIRYEFGIFNQKIANGWQVEEADDWLRYGNPWEKARPEYMLPVHFYGRVDHTHEGPKWIDTQVVLAMPYDTPVPGYKNNTVNTMRLWSAKAPNDFNLKEFNVGDYIQAVLDRNLAENISRVLYPNDNFFEGKELRLKQEYFVVAATLQDIIRRFKSSKFGCRDPVRTSFEAFPEKVAIQLNDTHPALAIPELMRILVDIERLDWEKAWEITTKTCAYTNHTVLPEALERWPIYMFEKLLPRHLQIIYEINHRHLDRIAALYPGDHDRLRRMSLIEEGDPKRINMAHLCVVGSHAVNGVARIHSDIVKTTVFKDFCDIEPEKFQNKTNGITPRRWLVLCNPGLADIIAEKIGEDFLTDLFQLRKLLDFINDEMFIRDVAKVKQENKLKFAAYLEDEYKVKINPESIFDIHVKRIHEYKRQLLNCLHVITLYNRIKKEPNKKFVPRTVMIGGKAAPGYHMAKMIIKLITSVGDVVNHDPVVGDRLKVIFLENYRVSLAEKVIPAADLSEQISTAGTEASGTGNMKFMLNGALTIGTMDGANVEMAEEAGEENLFIFGMRVADVEAMDKKGYNAREYYEHLPELKQAMDQISTGFFSPKEPELFKDIVNMLMNHDRFKVFADYESYISSQEKVNELYRNPKEWTKKVIKNIAASGKFSSDRTITEYAREIWGVEPSDVKIPPPNEPRE from the exons ATGTCCAAACCTCTAACCGACCAGGAAAAGCGCAAGCAGATCAGTGTTCGTGGTATAGCTGGACTGGGGGATGTTTCCGAAATAAAGAAGAGCTTCAACAGACATCTTCATTTCACCCTAGTGAAGGACCGCAATGTAGCCACCCCGCGGGATTATTACTTCGCCCTGGCTCACACGGTGAGGGATCACCTGGTGGGCCGCTGGATCCGCACTCAGCAGTATTACTATGAGAAAGACCCGAAG CGCATCCACTATCTGTCTCTGGAGTTCTACATGGGCAGAACCCTACAGAACACCATGATAAATCTTGGGCTGCAGAATACCTGTGATGAGGCCATCTACCAG CTTGGACTGGATTTGGAAGAATTGGAGGAGATTGAGGAGGATGCAGGGCTGGGAAACGGAGGGCTTGGTCGTCTTGCAG CTTGTTTCCTGGACTCAATGGCATCTCTGGGTTTGGCAGCGTATGGTTATGGCATTCGTTATGAGTTTGGGATCTTCAATCAGAAGATCGCCAATGGCTGGCAG gTTGAGGAAGCTGACGATTGGCTTCGTTATGGTAACCCTTGGGAGAAGGCCCGTCCCGAGTACATGTTGCCTGTGCATTTCTATGGCCGAGTGGATCACACACATGAGGGACCAAAGTGGATTGACACCCAg GTGGTGCTTGCAATGCCTTATGACACTCCTGTGCCTGGTTATAAAAACAACACTGTGAATACTATGAGACTGTGGTCTGCCAAAGCTCCTAATGATTTCAACCTGAAAGAAT TTAATGTAGGCGATTACATCCAGGCTGTTTTGGACCGAAACCTGGCAGAGAACATATCCCGGGTGCTTTATCCCAATGACAAT TTTTTCGAAGGGAAGGAGCTCCGTTTAAAGCAGGAGTACTTTGTGGTGGCTGCTACTCTTCAGGACATCATCAGACGCTTTAAATCTTCAAAGTTTGGCTGCAGAGATCCTGTGCGCACTTCTTTTGAGGCTTTCCCTGAAAAG GTGGCGATCCAGTTGAATGACACTCATCCAGCTCTGGCGATTCCTGAACTCATGAGAATCCTGGTGGATATAGAGCGGCTGGACTGGGAAAAG GCATGGGAGATCACCACAAAGACGTGTGCGTACACAAACCACACGGTGTTACCCGAGGCTCTGGAGCGCTGGCCTATCTACATGTTTGAGAAGCTTCTGCCACGACACCTGCAGATCATCTATGAGATCAACCACCGACATCTGGAT AGAATTGCGGCGCTGTATCCAGGCGACCATGATCGCTTGCGCAGGATGTCTCTGATCGAGGAGGGCGATCCAAAGAGGATCAACATGGCTCACCTTTGTGTGGTCGGGTCACACGCCGTCAACGGAGTTGCACGGATTCACTCAGACATTGTCAAAACCACTGT atttaaggACTTTTGTGACATTGAGCCGGAGAAGTTTCAGAACAAGACAAATGGCATCACACCTCGTCGCTGGCTGGTGCTCTGCAACCCCGGCCTGGCTGACATCATTGCTGAG aaaattGGTGAGGACTTCCTGACGGATCTGTTCCAACTAAGAAAACTTTTGGACTTCATCAATGATGAAATGTTCATTCGGGATGTAGCTAAAGTGAAACAG gaGAATAAGCTGAAGTTTGCAGCATATCTGGAGGATGAGTACAAAGTAAAGATAAACCCTGAGTCCATCTTTGACATCCACGTCAAAAGAATCCATGAGTACAAGAGACAACTGCTCAACTGCCTTCATGTCATCACTTTATACAACA GGATCAAGAAGGAACCAAACAAGAAGTTTGTTCCCAGGACAGTAATGATTGGAGGAAAG GCAGCACCAGGCTATCACATGGCAAAGATGATCATTAAACTGATCACCTCAGTGGGGGACGTGGTCAACCATGATCCTGTGGTGGGAGACAGACTGAAGGTCATTTTCCTGGAGAACTATAGAGTCTCATTAGCTGAGAAGG TGATCCCTGCTGCTGACCTGTCCGAGCAGATCTCCACGGCAGGTACTGAAGCCTCTGGTACGGGAAACATGAAGTTCATGCTTAACGGCGCCCTGACCATCGGCACCATGGATGGTGCCAACGTGGAGATGGCAGAAGAAGCTGGAGAGGAAAACCTGTTCATCTTTGGCATGCGGGTCGCGGATGTGGAGGCCATGGACAAAAAGGG ATACAATGCCAGGGAATACTACGAGCATCTGCCTGAACTCAAACAGGCCATGGATCAAATCAGCACTGGATTCTTCAGCCCCAAAGAGCCTGAACTCTTCAAAGACATCGTCAACATGCTCATGAATCATGACAG gTTCAAGGTGTTTGCAGACTATGAATCCTATATCAGCAGTCAAGAAAAAGTTAATGAACTCTACAGG AACCCAAAAGAATGGACCAAAAAGGTAATCAAGAACATAGCTGCTTCTGGAAAGTTCTCCAGTGACCGCACCATCACGGAGTACGCCCGTGAGATCTGGGGAGTGGAGCCGTCTGACGTCAAAATCCCACCACCTAATGAACCACGCGAATGA
- the abhd12 gene encoding lysophosphatidylserine lipase ABHD12 isoform X2, with protein sequence MVLDGEDEISMMDPNASDPDESVSQDVVPAGAAQASPVMLMFRRCPFGKLLSLSRHTVPAVMWREAQAKDAEWYEKSFQSSHPVILYLHGNAGTRGGDHRVQLYKVLSSLGYHVVTFDYRGWGDSEGSPSEKGMTSDALFLYQWIKQRIGQKPLHIWGHSLGTGVATNLVRRLCDRGTPPDSLILESPFTNIREEAKSHPFSMVYRYLPGFDWFFLDSITANDIRFASDENVKHISCPVLILHAEDDTVVPFQLGKKLYDLAAQSKSLNGHKVQFIPFPSSLGYRHKFIYKSPQLPNILSDFLSATLPHM encoded by the exons ATGGTGTTAGACGGAGAAG ATGAGATCAGTATGATGGATCCTAATGCCAGTGATCCTGATGAAAGCGTTTCTCAGGATGTTGTTCCTGCTGGAGCTGCACAGGCGTCTCCAGTAATGCTG ATGTTCAGAAGATGCCCATTTGGAAAACTGCTGAGTTTGTCAAG gcaCACAGTACCTGCAGTGATGTGGAGGGAGGCTCAGGCAAAAGATGCTGAATGGTATGAAAAAAGCTTCCAGTCTAGTCATCCTGTCATCCTGTATCTCCATGGCAATGCTGGAACAAG aggaGGGGATCACAGAGTTCAGCTctacaag GTTCTTAGTTCATTAGGCTACCATGTAGTCACATTCGATTATAGAG GTTGGGGTGACTCTGAGGGCAGCCCTTCAGAGAAAGGGATGACGTCAGACGCCCTCTTCCTCTACCAGTGGATAAAGCAGCGGATTGGCCAGAAGCCCCTGCACATCTGGGGTCACTCACTCGGCACAGG AGTTGCCACTAACCTAGTGAGACGGCTTTGTGACAGGG GAACGCCCCCTGACTCGCTGATTTTAGAGTCGCCTTTTACCAATATCAGAGAGGAAGCCAAGAGCCATCCCTTCTCTATG GTTTACAGATATCTACCCGGCTTTGACTGGTTCTTCCTGGATTCTATAACTGCAAACGATATTCGATTTGCCAGTGATGAGAA TGTCAAGCACATATCCTGTCCGGTTCTGATCCTGCATGCGGAAGATGACACGGTCGTACCCTTCCAGCTGGGAAAAAAG CTGTATGATTTGGCGGCTCAGAGTAAGAGTCTGAACGGTCATAAGGTTCAGTTCATCCCGTTCCCTAGCTCTCTGGGATACAGACACAAGTTCATCTACAAGAGTCCACAGCTACCAAATATTCTCAG TGATTTTCTCAGTGCGACGCTTCCTCACATGTAG
- the pygb gene encoding glycogen phosphorylase, brain form isoform X2, with protein sequence MRKTRRSAEECSCSETMFWSLLLSRDIEICVFLLQRIHYLSLEFYMGRTLQNTMINLGLQNTCDEAIYQLGLDLEELEEIEEDAGLGNGGLGRLAACFLDSMASLGLAAYGYGIRYEFGIFNQKIANGWQVEEADDWLRYGNPWEKARPEYMLPVHFYGRVDHTHEGPKWIDTQVVLAMPYDTPVPGYKNNTVNTMRLWSAKAPNDFNLKEFNVGDYIQAVLDRNLAENISRVLYPNDNFFEGKELRLKQEYFVVAATLQDIIRRFKSSKFGCRDPVRTSFEAFPEKVAIQLNDTHPALAIPELMRILVDIERLDWEKAWEITTKTCAYTNHTVLPEALERWPIYMFEKLLPRHLQIIYEINHRHLDRIAALYPGDHDRLRRMSLIEEGDPKRINMAHLCVVGSHAVNGVARIHSDIVKTTVFKDFCDIEPEKFQNKTNGITPRRWLVLCNPGLADIIAEKIGEDFLTDLFQLRKLLDFINDEMFIRDVAKVKQENKLKFAAYLEDEYKVKINPESIFDIHVKRIHEYKRQLLNCLHVITLYNRIKKEPNKKFVPRTVMIGGKAAPGYHMAKMIIKLITSVGDVVNHDPVVGDRLKVIFLENYRVSLAEKVIPAADLSEQISTAGTEASGTGNMKFMLNGALTIGTMDGANVEMAEEAGEENLFIFGMRVADVEAMDKKGYNAREYYEHLPELKQAMDQISTGFFSPKEPELFKDIVNMLMNHDRFKVFADYESYISSQEKVNELYRNPKEWTKKVIKNIAASGKFSSDRTITEYAREIWGVEPSDVKIPPPNEPRE encoded by the exons ATGAGAAAGACCCGAAG aagtgCAGAGGAATGTTCCTGTTCTGAGACAATGTTCTGGTCTCTACTGCTTTCCAGAGATAT TgagatttgtgtttttttgttgcaGCGCATCCACTATCTGTCTCTGGAGTTCTACATGGGCAGAACCCTACAGAACACCATGATAAATCTTGGGCTGCAGAATACCTGTGATGAGGCCATCTACCAG CTTGGACTGGATTTGGAAGAATTGGAGGAGATTGAGGAGGATGCAGGGCTGGGAAACGGAGGGCTTGGTCGTCTTGCAG CTTGTTTCCTGGACTCAATGGCATCTCTGGGTTTGGCAGCGTATGGTTATGGCATTCGTTATGAGTTTGGGATCTTCAATCAGAAGATCGCCAATGGCTGGCAG gTTGAGGAAGCTGACGATTGGCTTCGTTATGGTAACCCTTGGGAGAAGGCCCGTCCCGAGTACATGTTGCCTGTGCATTTCTATGGCCGAGTGGATCACACACATGAGGGACCAAAGTGGATTGACACCCAg GTGGTGCTTGCAATGCCTTATGACACTCCTGTGCCTGGTTATAAAAACAACACTGTGAATACTATGAGACTGTGGTCTGCCAAAGCTCCTAATGATTTCAACCTGAAAGAAT TTAATGTAGGCGATTACATCCAGGCTGTTTTGGACCGAAACCTGGCAGAGAACATATCCCGGGTGCTTTATCCCAATGACAAT TTTTTCGAAGGGAAGGAGCTCCGTTTAAAGCAGGAGTACTTTGTGGTGGCTGCTACTCTTCAGGACATCATCAGACGCTTTAAATCTTCAAAGTTTGGCTGCAGAGATCCTGTGCGCACTTCTTTTGAGGCTTTCCCTGAAAAG GTGGCGATCCAGTTGAATGACACTCATCCAGCTCTGGCGATTCCTGAACTCATGAGAATCCTGGTGGATATAGAGCGGCTGGACTGGGAAAAG GCATGGGAGATCACCACAAAGACGTGTGCGTACACAAACCACACGGTGTTACCCGAGGCTCTGGAGCGCTGGCCTATCTACATGTTTGAGAAGCTTCTGCCACGACACCTGCAGATCATCTATGAGATCAACCACCGACATCTGGAT AGAATTGCGGCGCTGTATCCAGGCGACCATGATCGCTTGCGCAGGATGTCTCTGATCGAGGAGGGCGATCCAAAGAGGATCAACATGGCTCACCTTTGTGTGGTCGGGTCACACGCCGTCAACGGAGTTGCACGGATTCACTCAGACATTGTCAAAACCACTGT atttaaggACTTTTGTGACATTGAGCCGGAGAAGTTTCAGAACAAGACAAATGGCATCACACCTCGTCGCTGGCTGGTGCTCTGCAACCCCGGCCTGGCTGACATCATTGCTGAG aaaattGGTGAGGACTTCCTGACGGATCTGTTCCAACTAAGAAAACTTTTGGACTTCATCAATGATGAAATGTTCATTCGGGATGTAGCTAAAGTGAAACAG gaGAATAAGCTGAAGTTTGCAGCATATCTGGAGGATGAGTACAAAGTAAAGATAAACCCTGAGTCCATCTTTGACATCCACGTCAAAAGAATCCATGAGTACAAGAGACAACTGCTCAACTGCCTTCATGTCATCACTTTATACAACA GGATCAAGAAGGAACCAAACAAGAAGTTTGTTCCCAGGACAGTAATGATTGGAGGAAAG GCAGCACCAGGCTATCACATGGCAAAGATGATCATTAAACTGATCACCTCAGTGGGGGACGTGGTCAACCATGATCCTGTGGTGGGAGACAGACTGAAGGTCATTTTCCTGGAGAACTATAGAGTCTCATTAGCTGAGAAGG TGATCCCTGCTGCTGACCTGTCCGAGCAGATCTCCACGGCAGGTACTGAAGCCTCTGGTACGGGAAACATGAAGTTCATGCTTAACGGCGCCCTGACCATCGGCACCATGGATGGTGCCAACGTGGAGATGGCAGAAGAAGCTGGAGAGGAAAACCTGTTCATCTTTGGCATGCGGGTCGCGGATGTGGAGGCCATGGACAAAAAGGG ATACAATGCCAGGGAATACTACGAGCATCTGCCTGAACTCAAACAGGCCATGGATCAAATCAGCACTGGATTCTTCAGCCCCAAAGAGCCTGAACTCTTCAAAGACATCGTCAACATGCTCATGAATCATGACAG gTTCAAGGTGTTTGCAGACTATGAATCCTATATCAGCAGTCAAGAAAAAGTTAATGAACTCTACAGG AACCCAAAAGAATGGACCAAAAAGGTAATCAAGAACATAGCTGCTTCTGGAAAGTTCTCCAGTGACCGCACCATCACGGAGTACGCCCGTGAGATCTGGGGAGTGGAGCCGTCTGACGTCAAAATCCCACCACCTAATGAACCACGCGAATGA